Genomic window (Juglans microcarpa x Juglans regia isolate MS1-56 chromosome 2S, Jm3101_v1.0, whole genome shotgun sequence):
AAACATATTCAAATCGATTGCCATTTAGTTAGTGAAAAACTACAGCAAAACctcatcaaattattttacattccaTCTCAACTACAGTTGGCAGACATCCTTACAAAACCACTTAGTTCTTTACCTTTTCATCACACTCTTCGCAAGATGATCATTCTTAATGTTCATGTTCATCTTGAGATGGGGGAGGGTGTTggagtatagcctcaaaaataGAAGATATGGAATTAAAGTCGAAATATGAAAAGGGCAAAATAGAGAATGAGCATTGACAGTTATTATCTGTTATTTTATGTTACTAGTTTCATTTCTGTATAAGTACATGTAAAGCACTTGTATCAATTCAATTTAgtccattcaatacaatataCGATAGTTTTTCATCCTCTTCTCTGTTTTCTAGTTTTCAGTTTTTCTATCTTTCATTTGTCAAGTTCTTAACAAAGATAATGAATCATTCCTTTTAGTTTGTAGAGAAGTCTCTTCAAGAGTTGTTATATCCCCTCCTTTTATAGAGGCCGCCTGCCTCATTTGGAGTAGCTAAGTCCTACATGTCTTATGTCGCTTTCACATTTTTGTATGTCTATCAATCATTTTGAGCTTTATCTCTTCATTGTCTCATCTCTTCCTTTTATTCTTTGCACTTTTGgatattcctctctctctctctttttcctgcTAGAGTGTGGTGAGGGCTTGAGGTGCTCAAGTGATGGCGATAATACCTTGGCAATATAGAAGATCCGGTGTGCTTGAGCAAGTGCTCTAGGACGATCTGTTATGGCGAAGATAGGAAGCTGACTTCCTTATTGCTCAAGGGCGAGCATTGTTGCTTAGCACAGTCCTTTGTTGCTCGCCCATGATCCTTTGTTGTTGCTTGGATTGAGCATTGTTGCTCAACCCGATCTTCGCCCACAGTCCTTTGTTGTTGCTTGGGACGAGTGTGATTGCTAGCCTAAAGTCTCCTCGTTGTTCAAGTGAGTGCGACTGCTCGCTTGAAATCTACTCATTCTCAAGTGAACACAATTGCTCACCTTAAGGCTGCGTTTAAATGCTAAGGTGATGTAAAGCATTCTCATTAGCTTGACCAAatccatcttcaaaatttagccaatatcacatttttttacatttgtttattccatttaaatttaatctccgtattggattatccattcactctctatataataataaaatattattaatttaatatttttttatttaatttatttttatcacattttttagttccaccaattaaatgttaataataagtatattataattaaattaatatttaaaaaatcatattttcaaaagacatttaatgctaataacaaaaactatttgattaaactcatctaaaattctatctgaatttcttaattacaaccaaatagtattttgcTTGAAGTGAGAAactagtattttaatgtttgatgaaCCAACATAGTCTTCTATCTTTGGCCAAGCATTGTAACTGAAAtccaaattattttagatatgCCCAACCCAATGTGGGGTCTTTTCGGCAcagattattcaaattttagctATCCTTCTTATATGGCCAAgtcaatgagaatgctcttgaCTTGAgttgatatgtgaatagtagtgtttTGTAGGTTCCAttaatatgtgtttgaatgtatgaagtaaaTTGAGAtgtatgtttgaatgtatgacataagttgagatatgtttaattttgtatgaaaagttgaaaaagtagtgggtcTCATTAATAATTGGTTTGAGATTGCCTTTTCCAATTGTGTCCATTTCTTGTCCATCGTTCAGGCCGAGTTTCGAATGCTCACCAGTGGACCATTTTTGTTGCTTAGGGCGAGCTTGATACAGGCATATTAAGTGCCCCTATGGCTCGTTGATTTTTCATCTATACCTTTATCCGGGCTAAGTGCCCGCATGTCTGTCCATGCATTCCTTTTCGTAAAAACTTGAGGAATGCTTCGTGGATGTCTtggtgtggttttttttttttttttttttttttttttttttttttttttttgttttatctagAACTCTATTCCTTCTCTCTCATTGTGATCTGCCGTTGAGTGCATTGCCTCATTTGTGTTGAATTAGTTTTCTTGGGTCATGCGACCTTTTGTTTTGAAAGTGATTTGTCAATCCCATAGATGGTATCAAAATGTTGATGCAGTTTTCGGTGGGGTCGGAGGCCAACAATATGATTAAATGACCCCAATAGTTATTTGTGCATTGATACGATATTTAGATGCTTatctatgaaataaataataaataattggtGGACGATTCATATGTCGACGATTCTCGATAGTGTAAATAATTCTCGAAATTGAGCAAGTAGCAGGTAGTCAAGTTACgcttgtttaatttttaattgaagacAAGTTAAGTCATACCTTTTTACCAATTTACACTTGTGTTCAACAAGAAGTCAGCTATTTTTCAAAAGCCAAGGCAAAAAGGAAGACTTCTTCCATCTCCTGTCTGAGTCAGAAAAATCTTGCCTTCTGGATACTGGTAATTACATCCATACAGATTCTAACAAGTTCTCTTATCCTTCTAAatatttgagatattctaaaaaatactatACAAAATAACAGATTTAaagttgtttgattttttgaattaatacaaATCCGAGCCGAACTTCAATGAGTTGTATTATTTAATAACCGATCATGATTTTATATAcataaatcaaaatcaaattcattgtCTATCATAGACTACttataaagaataattctatttatcatcctcaaacaCCACACACTacacctattttaattttttttcctataacgagtatgtggtgtatgaataataagtagaacaactcaattagtttaacaataaaatatgtaaagtgtgTGGTGTAGAATGATAAATAACATCCCTCACTTATAAAATAGCCCAACCCTCGAGACAATCCATCGTGTTTAAAAACCATCTGTTTTTGGTGTCCCTACCTTTGGGTCTGAACTCAGGCTATAGACACAATCAAGGATACCAAGAGAGATCTATAAACTAGCAGCCCAGGTTTGGTTCTGAAAGCAACTATCACGTTCTCTGTGCCAAGAGCCACAGCAATGCAagtagaggaagaaaaagaccGTCTGTTACAACATTATCTAACAAACATCCGGTATAATGCCAACCGAGCATCGTTCTGGCCATTATCCTCACCAAAAGAAAGACAGAAAGTTACCACCTTCGAGCTCAAgcgtataaaccaaacaacgaAAAATTCTAGCATGTCttcatatatacaatttgtaatatccaCCAAAATACTGGGTCCTATCGACCTTCCAATATTATTCAACACTTGAAGAGAAACAAACACAATCATAATCGGCATTCTTCGTCATCATCGCCATAAATCGTCCCCATAttaaccaccaccaccagatCCATATTTCTTGCCAAATACAATTAACTGCAACTTGTCATAACCAGCAAGAACACCAGCACCTGCAACAGCACGCAAAATGTTTGCACCAGCACCCTTGAAGAGTGATTTAGAACCCTCTTTCTTGACTATTTGCCTAAATGCATCCAAAGAGCTCTTATACTTGACAGCTTCTCCAGAGGTCATCATCATCCTTCTACGAACGGTATCAATGGGGTAAGAAGCCAATCCAGCATTTATGGTGATTCCCCATCCCAACAAGAAACTAGCAAGGAAACTATCCTGCAAACAACAAACATGGGCAGtgaacataaaatattacaGAAACTGAAACAATTAGGACATTGGACAAATGCAGAAAAAAAGATGCACAAGTCCAAAAGTTCGACACGGTAATTATGACACTCGCTCAATCTGAGTTGGAACAGTGTGGGCAAGGAAGACTAATTGGAGAATTCATAAGTGTGCCTCCTTCCAGTAATTAAAACATGATCAATCCCGAGAAAAGAGAATACAATGAGAGATTAGTTAGATCCCACAGAACCAGAAGAATGCTTAGAATGAGAATCCAACTTGGCACTTTTTGTGGACAAGAGTGCAAActgaaacccttttttttttttaaagttaagaGGCAGGCACCAGTGCAAACTGCAACTTGAAAAGTGTAACATACCTGTAATCCACCAACAAGAACCACGGGTTTCAGAGAGTCATAGAGTCCAAAATAGAGCCCACGGTAAACTATAATTCCAACGCATGAGATTGTAAATCCGCGATAAAGCCCAGCAAGGCCATCAGATGCAAGGGTTTTCTTGTAAACATCAATCAAACCATTAAACTGCCTCTCACCACCACCCTTCTTCACAGACTTTGCGTCATTAGCCAGACGTGTTCGGGCATAGTCCAGGGAATAGACGAATAAAAGAGAGGAAGCACCAGCAGCACCTCCTGATGCCAAGTTACCAGCAAACCACTTCCAGTATCCGTCTTTGTCTttcttgaagttgaagagcttCTTGAAGTAGTCCTTGAAAGCAAAGTTCAAGGCCTGGTATATGTGGAGGTTCACTATAAATTTCAAGCGAAgagaatgaaaacaaaacaaaagagaaatagtGAAACCTACAATCAACACTAAGTCACTAACatgaaaaaatgcaagaaaaacaTTTCGAGCAATAAAAAaccaagagagaaaaagatgacCTGAGTGGGGAAGTATCTGATAACATTTGCAGTGTTTCCTCTCCAAAGTGAAAGGACACCTTCTTCCCTAACAGTTCGGCCAAAGCAGTCCATAATTCCCTTATATGGTTCGCTTAATCGACCAGTCTTGATCATCTCATCCTGATTCTGAATTAGTAGTTTAACACGTTCAATAGGAGCAGCTGCTGTTTTGGAAACAGCAGCAGAAACTCCTCCCATGAGAAAATCTATAAGAAAACCTTTTGCTCCTTCCTCTTTTGGGGCTGGTACAAACACAGGAGACATGGATGAGAAATGTGCCAAGCCAGTGCCCCTGCAAACCAGCTGCAGAGAACTCTGCCAACCCCCATTGACATACACATCACAAGCACCATAAGTCCGAGAGTGCATGTTAGGGGAGAACCTAGAAATGAGGTAAGACTTCCCATgtatcttttgaaaaattgacGGATGCTGCAATCCATCTGCCATGTTTGAGATTCAGTATGGTGACCTGCAAAGGAATAACATTATATATACACTGAAGAATGAATAACTAAACAGCTCCTTTAATTTACCATTATCAGCATCATTTTCTAA
Coding sequences:
- the LOC121251763 gene encoding ADP,ATP carrier protein 3, mitochondrial-like; its protein translation is MADGLQHPSIFQKIHGKSYLISRFSPNMHSRTYGACDVYVNGGWQSSLQLVCRGTGLAHFSSMSPVFVPAPKEEGAKGFLIDFLMGGVSAAVSKTAAAPIERVKLLIQNQDEMIKTGRLSEPYKGIMDCFGRTVREEGVLSLWRGNTANVIRYFPTQALNFAFKDYFKKLFNFKKDKDGYWKWFAGNLASGGAAGASSLLFVYSLDYARTRLANDAKSVKKGGGERQFNGLIDVYKKTLASDGLAGLYRGFTISCVGIIVYRGLYFGLYDSLKPVVLVGGLQDSFLASFLLGWGITINAGLASYPIDTVRRRMMMTSGEAVKYKSSLDAFRQIVKKEGSKSLFKGAGANILRAVAGAGVLAGYDKLQLIVFGKKYGSGGGG